A genomic segment from Plasmodium sp. gorilla clade G2 genome assembly, chromosome: 3 encodes:
- a CDS encoding mitochondrial ribosomal protein L27 precursor, putative, whose amino-acid sequence METLLSSLKKRNMFNNIYGNTFSTYMIKNIYNSNKINNCNYDGYNNFIKTFKRYKMVKTSSYRRKARSSPNGQGQKAKIGIKRLSGEYVRTGQMLVKQRKIICFNYENKTRRRNFKYYPGENVKVAKNTSLIALTNGRVKYTFHVVHNIFLVNIIPEELEELKEHDLYRYRTEHVKSYEENRSLIYLRMKNLISFPKFKQTQYIRPPLKPQFLTKYDIYDNPTLQKVPVLYHKRK is encoded by the coding sequence atggagactttattatcatcattaaagaaaagaaatatgtttaataatatatatggtaATACTTTTTCTacttatatgataaaaaatatttataatagtaataaaataaataattgtaattatgatggatataataatttcataaaaacattcaaaagatataaaatggTGAAGACTAGCTCTTATAGAAGAAAAGCAAGGAGCTCACCTAACGGACAAGGTCAAAAAGCTAAAATCGGAATTAAACGATTAAGTGGTGAATATGTGAGAACTGGACAAATGCTTGTTaaacaaagaaaaattatttgttttaattatgaaaataaaactagaagaagaaattttaaatattatccTGGAGAAAATGTTAAAGTTGCTAAAAATACTAGTCTCATCGCTTTAACCAATGGTCGAGTTAAATATACTTTTCATGttgtacataatatttttcttgttAATATAATACCAGAAGAATtagaagaattaaaagaacatgatttatatagatatagaACTGAACATGTAAAATCTTATGAAGAAAATAGAAGTCTAATCTATCTTAGAATGAAAAATCTTATTTCATTTCCAAAATTTAAACAAACACAATATATTAGACCACCTCTTAAACCTCAATTCTTaacaaaatatgatatatatgataaccCAACACTACAAAAGGTTCCTgtattatatcataaaaggaaataa